In Solanum pennellii chromosome 3, SPENNV200, a single window of DNA contains:
- the LOC107013823 gene encoding probable methyltransferase At1g27930, producing MPSSEIAFPLLLFSPKTRLKKTLLHKYYIAMRFTKRNIIPLLVFILSFASILRLVKISVITSYSSPIFSALSLVEHSHNPLAEKEINFLYDLVSRKSPCNILVFGLETQYSSQISTINRGGFTVFLEDNPAKIKLYNSTSNADSTRIHRVEYQTVARDAYKILKHARQNQKDCYISATARPSSSKHDVHSSSSRKCKFMSLVTNVPKEVYEVKWDLVIVDGPEGDKPESPGRMAAIYIAGVLARRSKNKNGTHVLVHDVDRMIEKWFSWEFLCDTNLFSSKGKFWDFNILIKPNATTFCPA from the coding sequence ATGCCCTCTTCTGAAATTGCTTTTCCTCTGCTTCTTTTCTCACCAAAAACTCGTCTAAAAAAGACACTTTTACACAAATATTACATAGCTATGAGATTTACAAAAAGAAATATCATTCCACTTCTtgttttcattttatcatttgcTTCCATTCTCAGACTTGTCAAGATTTCTGTGATTACATCATATTCCTCTCCAATTTTCTCTGCCTTGTCTCTAGTTGAACACAGCCACAACCCCCTCGCGGAGAAAGAAATCAACTTTCTCTATGATCTTGTATCGCGAAAATCCCCCTGCAATATTCTTGTTTTCGGGCTTGAAACACAGTACTCTTCTCAAATTTCAACAATCAATAGGGGTGGATTCACTGTCTTTCTTGAGGACAACCCCGCGAAGATCAAACTTTATAACTCCACAAGTAATGCTGATAGTACTCGAATTCACAGAGTCGAGTATCAAACAGTTGCTAGAGATGCATACAAGATTTTAAAACATGCTAGACAAAACCAGAAAGACTGCTACATTTCAGCAACTGCTAGGCCTAGTAGTTCAAAACATGATGTGCATAGTAGTTCATCAAGAAAGTGCAAATTTATGTCACTTGtcacaaatgttcctaaggaagTGTATGAAGTGAAGTGGGATTTGGTGATTGTTGATGGACCAGAAGGCGATAAACCGGAATCACCAGGAAGAATGGCTGCAATTTATATTGCTGGTGTACTGGCAAGAAGAAGCAAGAACAAGAATGGGACTCATGTATTGGTACATGATGTTGATAGAATGATTGAGAAGTGGTTTTCTTGGGAATTCTTATGTGACACTAATTTGTTTTCTTCTAAAGGGAAATTCTGGGATTTTAACATACTAATAAAACCAAATGCAACTACTTTTTGTCCTGCATAA
- the LOC107014416 gene encoding uncharacterized protein LOC107014416 isoform X2, with the protein MVATRRSGSLPSTVKRSASSSDDSSSKRQKVVDNNNNNNNAESSEKPKSPPPTENPKELSSTDPPEFAAVTAPDGETTAVPAAKGEDAPSVSVVATPIAEGATPAIVDKPRSSVTLRKLNQGSETTSPWCRLISEFPQNPTIHVSATNFLIGSSKNAHLPIKQQTVSATLCSIRLTQHEGNWVAVLESRGKGSVQVNGKTVRRSTSCILNSGDELVFGVTGSHAYIFEQLPYELGVKSPPSDVRTSAGKLLRVERRAGDASAVAGASILASLSSLRQDPSRLKPTSQVSGNELPSSPVIHEDELDGLEVDSAAHVGSSSAADVSLTSKIPPLDGNLNDSREAGNMPEEREWNRDSIPASAAGVSLRCAVFKEEIHAAIVDGQQLDVSFDSFPYYLSENTKNVLIAASYIHLKHKEQVKYTSELSTINPRILLSGPAGSEIYQEMLAKALAHYYGAKLLIFDSHSFLGGLSAKEAELLKEGGSAHKISANSKQIPGEPDLSKGNESSSGQVTNANTLTDPLGLEAHPKMEIGNVPSLAGTSKNTLFKIGDKVRFIGSASGGLYSNSTRGPTFGTRGKIVLPFEDNALSKIGVRFDKPIPDGVNFGGLCDDGHGFFCKASELRLESTGADDLDKLLISTLFEVVFSESRKSPFILFMKDAEKSMAGSSESYTTFKNRLEKLPGNIIVIGSHAHTDNRKEKSHPGGLLFTKFGSNQTALLDLAFPDSFGKLHDRGKEVTKTTKLLTKLFPNKVTIHMPQDEALLSDWKQQLDRDADTLKMKGNLNSLRTVLNRNGLDCDGLDTLCIKDQTFSVESAEKVVGWALSHHLMQNPDANPDVRLVLSPLSIQYGLEILQAMQNESKSLKKSLKDIVTENEFEKRLLADVIPPSDIGVTFDDIGALENVKDTLKELVMLPLQRPELFCKGQLTKPCKGILLFGPPGTGKTMLAKAVATEAGANFINISMSSITSKWFGEGEKYVKAVFSLASKIAPSVVFVDEVDSMLGRRENPGEHEAMRKMKNEFMVNWDGLRTKDTERVLVLAATNRPFDLDEAVIRRLPRRLMVNLPDAPNRAKILKVILAKEDLSPDVDLDAVASMTDGYSGSDLKNLCVTAAYQPIREILEKEKKEHAAAMAEGRPTPTPCGGADIRPLNMDDFKNAHERVCASVSSESINMTELLQWNELYGEGGSRRKKSLSYFM; encoded by the exons ATGGTTGCGACGAGACGAAGTGGATCTCTGCCGTCGACTGTTAAACGGTCGGCCTCCTCCTCCGATGATTCTTCTTCTAAGCGACAAAAg GTAGtagataataataacaataataataatgcgGAGTCGTCGGAGAAACCCAAGTCTCCTCCACCGACGGAGAATCCCAAGGAGTTGTCTTCTACTGACCCGCCGGAATTCGCCGCCGTTACAGCTCCCGACGGTGAGACCACCGCCGTTCCCGCCGCTAAGGGTGAAGATGCACCTTCCGTATCCGTTGTAGCAACTCCTATCGCAGAAG GGGCGACGCCTGCTATAGTTGATAAGCCCAGGAGTTCGGTGACTTTGAGGAAGCTGAATCAAGGTTCGGAAACAACATCGCCTTGGTGTAGGCTTATATCAGAGTTTCCTCAG AACCCAACTATTCATGTTTCAGCTACAAATTTCTTGATTGGTTCTAGCAAAAATGCTCATCTTCCTATCAAGCAACAAACAGTTAGTGCAACCTTATGTTCAATAAGGCTTACACAG CATGAAGGGAATTGGGTTGCTGTGCTTGAGAGCAGGGGCAAAGGATCTGTGCAAGTTAATGGAAAGACAGTTCGGAGAAGCACTAGTTGCATTCTCAATTCAGGCGATGAGCTTGTTTTTGGTGTTACAGGGAGTCATGCTTAT ATATTTGAGCAGCTGCCATATGAGCTTGGAGTTAAGTCACCTCCTTCAGATGTTAGGACCAGTGCAGGAAAATTGCTTCGCGTTGAGAGAAGAGCAGGAGATGCGTCAGCTGTAGCAGGTGCTTCCATTTTGGCATCGCTTTCAAGCCTGAGGCAAGACCCATCGCGCTTGAAACCTACGTCTCAGGTTAGTGGGAATGAGCTGCCTTCTTCCCCTGTTATTCATGAAGATGAGCTTGATGGCCTCGAAGTCGATTCAGCTGCACATGTTGGCAGCAGCAGTGCTGCCGATGTTTCATTGACTAGCAAAATTCCCCCGCTTGATGGAAACCTGAACGATAGCAGAGAGGCAGGCAAC ATGCCAGAGGAAAGAGAGTGGAACAGAGATTCAATACCAGCTTCTGCAGCAGGGGTGTCTCTAAGATGTGCAGTATTTAAAGAAGAGATTCATGCTGCAATAGTTGATGGACAACAACTAGATGTTTCATTTGATAGCTTCCCATATTACTTGAG CGAGAACACAAAAAATGTGCTGATTGCGGCTTCATATATACACCTGAAGcataaagaacaagtaaaaTATACTTCTGAGTTATCCACTATCAACCCAAGAATTCTGCTCTCAGGCCCTGCAG GATCTGAGATTTATCAGGAGATGCTGGCAAAGGCACTCGCTCATTATTATGGAGCAAAATTGCTCATCTTTGATAGCCATTCCTTTTTGGGT GGTCTATCAGCAAAGGAGGCTGAATTACTAAAAGAGGGAGGCAGTGCACATAAGATTTCTGCTAACTCCAAACAGATTCCTGGAGAACCTGATTTGTCTAAGGGCAATGAGTCATCATCTGGTCAAGTAACTAATGCTAACACTCTGACTGATCCTTTGGGTTTGGAAGCACACCCAAAGATGGAGATTGGCAATGTACCATCTTTAGCCGGGACATCAAAGAATACCTTGTTCAAGATAG GTGACAAAGTGAGGTTCATTGGTTCTGCTTCTGGTGGTTTATATTCAAACTCCACCAG GGGGCCAACTTTTGGAACTCGAGGGAAGATTGTGTTGCCTTTTGAAGATAATGCATTATCAAAAATTGGTGTGAGGTTTGATAAGCCTATACCAGACGGAGTTAACTTTGGGGGTCTTTGTGATGATGGTCATGGATTCTTTTGCAAGG CCAGCGAACTACGCTTGGAATCCACAGGTGCTGATGATCTGGACAAATTACTCATTAGCACGTTGTTTGAG GTCGTATTCAGCGAGAGCAGAAAGTCtcccttcattttatttatgaaagatgCTGAGAAATCCATGGCAGGGAGTTCAGAATCATATACAACTTTTAAAAATCGACTTGAAAAGCTTCCTGGTAACATCATTGTTATTGGATCTCATGCACATACAGATAACCGCAAGGAAAAG TCACATCCGGGGGGGTTGCTCTTCACCAAATTCGGCAGCAATCAAACTGCTTTGCTCGATTTGGCTTTCCCG GATAGTTTTGGGAAGTTGCATGACAGGGGAAAGGAAGTGACCAAGACAACTAAACTTCTGACAAAGCTTTTCCCCAACAAAGTGACCATTCACATGCCACAG GATGAAGCACTTTTATCTGATTGGAAGCAACAGTTGGATCGAGATGCTGATACCCtcaaaatgaaaggaaatttgAATAGCTTGCGAACA GTTCTTAATCGGAATGGATTAGACTGTGATGGACTTGACACTTTGTGCATCAAAGACCAGACTTTTTCTGTTGAAA GTGCAGAGAAGGTGGTTGGATGGGCCTTAAGCCATCATTTGATGCAGAACCCTGATGCAAATCCTGACGTGAGGCTTGTTTTGTCTCCTCTGAG CATTCAATATGGATTGGAAATTCTACAAGCCATGCAAAATGAAAGCAAGAGCTTGAAGAAGTCACTTAAG GATATTGTGACTGAGAATGAATTTGAAAAGAGACTTCTGGCAGATGTTATCCCCCCCAGTGATATTGGAGTAACATTTGATGATATTGGTGCGCTTGAAAATGTCAAGGATACGTTAAAAGAGCTGGTCATGCTTCCTTTACAAAGACCTGAACTCTTCTGCAAGGGTCAACTAACCAAG CCATGCAAGGGAATACTTCTATTTGGACCCCCTGGAACTGGGAAAACCATGCTTGCGAAAGCAGTTGCCACTGAAGCCGGTGCAAACTTTATCAACATTTCAATGTCAAGTATCACTTCAAAG TGGTTTGGCGAGGGTGAGAAATATGTGAAAGCTGTCTTCTCCCTGGCTAGTAAAATTGCTCCAAGTGTCGTTTTTGTCGATGAG GTTGATAGCATGCTGGGACGACGGGAAAATCCAGGAGAACATGAGGCCATGcgtaaaatgaaaaatgaattcatgGTGAATTGGGATGGATTGCGTACAAAAGATACTGAACGAGTATTGGTTCTTGCAGCGACAAACAGACCATTTGATCTTGATGAGGCTGTCATAAGGCGACTGCCGCGTAG GCTGATGGTCAATTTACCAGATGCTCCAAATAGAGCGAAAATTCTAAAAGTCATACTTGCAAAAGAAGACTTGTCTCCAGATGTTGATCTGGATGCAGTCGCAAGTATGACTGATGGATATTCCGGAAGTGATCTTAAG AATCTTTGTGTTACAGCGGCATATCAACCCATTAGAgaaatcctagaaaaagaaaagaag GAACATGCTGCAGCTATGGCAGAAGGTAGACCTACACCAACACCATGCGGCGGTGCAGACATACGACCTTTGAACATGGACGACTTCAAAAATGCTCACGAGCGG GTTTGTGCAAGTGTTTCATCGGAATCCATAAATATGACGGAGCTTCTTCAGTGGAATGAACTGTATGGAGAGGGGGGCTCTAGAAGGAAGAAGTCCTTGAGTTATTTCATGTAA
- the LOC107014416 gene encoding uncharacterized protein LOC107014416 isoform X1, whose product MVATRRSGSLPSTVKRSASSSDDSSSKRQKVVDNNNNNNNAESSEKPKSPPPTENPKELSSTDPPEFAAVTAPDGETTAVPAAKGEDAPSVSVVATPIAEGATPAIVDKPRSSVTLRKLNQGSETTSPWCRLISEFPQNPTIHVSATNFLIGSSKNAHLPIKQQTVSATLCSIRLTQHEGNWVAVLESRGKGSVQVNGKTVRRSTSCILNSGDELVFGVTGSHAYIFEQLPYELGVKSPPSDVRTSAGKLLRVERRAGDASAVAGASILASLSSLRQDPSRLKPTSQVSGNELPSSPVIHEDELDGLEVDSAAHVGSSSAADVSLTSKIPPLDGNLNDSREAGNMPEEREWNRDSIPASAAGVSLRCAVFKEEIHAAIVDGQQLDVSFDSFPYYLSENTKNVLIAASYIHLKHKEQVKYTSELSTINPRILLSGPAAGSEIYQEMLAKALAHYYGAKLLIFDSHSFLGGLSAKEAELLKEGGSAHKISANSKQIPGEPDLSKGNESSSGQVTNANTLTDPLGLEAHPKMEIGNVPSLAGTSKNTLFKIGDKVRFIGSASGGLYSNSTRGPTFGTRGKIVLPFEDNALSKIGVRFDKPIPDGVNFGGLCDDGHGFFCKASELRLESTGADDLDKLLISTLFEVVFSESRKSPFILFMKDAEKSMAGSSESYTTFKNRLEKLPGNIIVIGSHAHTDNRKEKSHPGGLLFTKFGSNQTALLDLAFPDSFGKLHDRGKEVTKTTKLLTKLFPNKVTIHMPQDEALLSDWKQQLDRDADTLKMKGNLNSLRTVLNRNGLDCDGLDTLCIKDQTFSVESAEKVVGWALSHHLMQNPDANPDVRLVLSPLSIQYGLEILQAMQNESKSLKKSLKDIVTENEFEKRLLADVIPPSDIGVTFDDIGALENVKDTLKELVMLPLQRPELFCKGQLTKPCKGILLFGPPGTGKTMLAKAVATEAGANFINISMSSITSKWFGEGEKYVKAVFSLASKIAPSVVFVDEVDSMLGRRENPGEHEAMRKMKNEFMVNWDGLRTKDTERVLVLAATNRPFDLDEAVIRRLPRRLMVNLPDAPNRAKILKVILAKEDLSPDVDLDAVASMTDGYSGSDLKNLCVTAAYQPIREILEKEKKEHAAAMAEGRPTPTPCGGADIRPLNMDDFKNAHERVCASVSSESINMTELLQWNELYGEGGSRRKKSLSYFM is encoded by the exons ATGGTTGCGACGAGACGAAGTGGATCTCTGCCGTCGACTGTTAAACGGTCGGCCTCCTCCTCCGATGATTCTTCTTCTAAGCGACAAAAg GTAGtagataataataacaataataataatgcgGAGTCGTCGGAGAAACCCAAGTCTCCTCCACCGACGGAGAATCCCAAGGAGTTGTCTTCTACTGACCCGCCGGAATTCGCCGCCGTTACAGCTCCCGACGGTGAGACCACCGCCGTTCCCGCCGCTAAGGGTGAAGATGCACCTTCCGTATCCGTTGTAGCAACTCCTATCGCAGAAG GGGCGACGCCTGCTATAGTTGATAAGCCCAGGAGTTCGGTGACTTTGAGGAAGCTGAATCAAGGTTCGGAAACAACATCGCCTTGGTGTAGGCTTATATCAGAGTTTCCTCAG AACCCAACTATTCATGTTTCAGCTACAAATTTCTTGATTGGTTCTAGCAAAAATGCTCATCTTCCTATCAAGCAACAAACAGTTAGTGCAACCTTATGTTCAATAAGGCTTACACAG CATGAAGGGAATTGGGTTGCTGTGCTTGAGAGCAGGGGCAAAGGATCTGTGCAAGTTAATGGAAAGACAGTTCGGAGAAGCACTAGTTGCATTCTCAATTCAGGCGATGAGCTTGTTTTTGGTGTTACAGGGAGTCATGCTTAT ATATTTGAGCAGCTGCCATATGAGCTTGGAGTTAAGTCACCTCCTTCAGATGTTAGGACCAGTGCAGGAAAATTGCTTCGCGTTGAGAGAAGAGCAGGAGATGCGTCAGCTGTAGCAGGTGCTTCCATTTTGGCATCGCTTTCAAGCCTGAGGCAAGACCCATCGCGCTTGAAACCTACGTCTCAGGTTAGTGGGAATGAGCTGCCTTCTTCCCCTGTTATTCATGAAGATGAGCTTGATGGCCTCGAAGTCGATTCAGCTGCACATGTTGGCAGCAGCAGTGCTGCCGATGTTTCATTGACTAGCAAAATTCCCCCGCTTGATGGAAACCTGAACGATAGCAGAGAGGCAGGCAAC ATGCCAGAGGAAAGAGAGTGGAACAGAGATTCAATACCAGCTTCTGCAGCAGGGGTGTCTCTAAGATGTGCAGTATTTAAAGAAGAGATTCATGCTGCAATAGTTGATGGACAACAACTAGATGTTTCATTTGATAGCTTCCCATATTACTTGAG CGAGAACACAAAAAATGTGCTGATTGCGGCTTCATATATACACCTGAAGcataaagaacaagtaaaaTATACTTCTGAGTTATCCACTATCAACCCAAGAATTCTGCTCTCAGGCCCTGCAG CAGGATCTGAGATTTATCAGGAGATGCTGGCAAAGGCACTCGCTCATTATTATGGAGCAAAATTGCTCATCTTTGATAGCCATTCCTTTTTGGGT GGTCTATCAGCAAAGGAGGCTGAATTACTAAAAGAGGGAGGCAGTGCACATAAGATTTCTGCTAACTCCAAACAGATTCCTGGAGAACCTGATTTGTCTAAGGGCAATGAGTCATCATCTGGTCAAGTAACTAATGCTAACACTCTGACTGATCCTTTGGGTTTGGAAGCACACCCAAAGATGGAGATTGGCAATGTACCATCTTTAGCCGGGACATCAAAGAATACCTTGTTCAAGATAG GTGACAAAGTGAGGTTCATTGGTTCTGCTTCTGGTGGTTTATATTCAAACTCCACCAG GGGGCCAACTTTTGGAACTCGAGGGAAGATTGTGTTGCCTTTTGAAGATAATGCATTATCAAAAATTGGTGTGAGGTTTGATAAGCCTATACCAGACGGAGTTAACTTTGGGGGTCTTTGTGATGATGGTCATGGATTCTTTTGCAAGG CCAGCGAACTACGCTTGGAATCCACAGGTGCTGATGATCTGGACAAATTACTCATTAGCACGTTGTTTGAG GTCGTATTCAGCGAGAGCAGAAAGTCtcccttcattttatttatgaaagatgCTGAGAAATCCATGGCAGGGAGTTCAGAATCATATACAACTTTTAAAAATCGACTTGAAAAGCTTCCTGGTAACATCATTGTTATTGGATCTCATGCACATACAGATAACCGCAAGGAAAAG TCACATCCGGGGGGGTTGCTCTTCACCAAATTCGGCAGCAATCAAACTGCTTTGCTCGATTTGGCTTTCCCG GATAGTTTTGGGAAGTTGCATGACAGGGGAAAGGAAGTGACCAAGACAACTAAACTTCTGACAAAGCTTTTCCCCAACAAAGTGACCATTCACATGCCACAG GATGAAGCACTTTTATCTGATTGGAAGCAACAGTTGGATCGAGATGCTGATACCCtcaaaatgaaaggaaatttgAATAGCTTGCGAACA GTTCTTAATCGGAATGGATTAGACTGTGATGGACTTGACACTTTGTGCATCAAAGACCAGACTTTTTCTGTTGAAA GTGCAGAGAAGGTGGTTGGATGGGCCTTAAGCCATCATTTGATGCAGAACCCTGATGCAAATCCTGACGTGAGGCTTGTTTTGTCTCCTCTGAG CATTCAATATGGATTGGAAATTCTACAAGCCATGCAAAATGAAAGCAAGAGCTTGAAGAAGTCACTTAAG GATATTGTGACTGAGAATGAATTTGAAAAGAGACTTCTGGCAGATGTTATCCCCCCCAGTGATATTGGAGTAACATTTGATGATATTGGTGCGCTTGAAAATGTCAAGGATACGTTAAAAGAGCTGGTCATGCTTCCTTTACAAAGACCTGAACTCTTCTGCAAGGGTCAACTAACCAAG CCATGCAAGGGAATACTTCTATTTGGACCCCCTGGAACTGGGAAAACCATGCTTGCGAAAGCAGTTGCCACTGAAGCCGGTGCAAACTTTATCAACATTTCAATGTCAAGTATCACTTCAAAG TGGTTTGGCGAGGGTGAGAAATATGTGAAAGCTGTCTTCTCCCTGGCTAGTAAAATTGCTCCAAGTGTCGTTTTTGTCGATGAG GTTGATAGCATGCTGGGACGACGGGAAAATCCAGGAGAACATGAGGCCATGcgtaaaatgaaaaatgaattcatgGTGAATTGGGATGGATTGCGTACAAAAGATACTGAACGAGTATTGGTTCTTGCAGCGACAAACAGACCATTTGATCTTGATGAGGCTGTCATAAGGCGACTGCCGCGTAG GCTGATGGTCAATTTACCAGATGCTCCAAATAGAGCGAAAATTCTAAAAGTCATACTTGCAAAAGAAGACTTGTCTCCAGATGTTGATCTGGATGCAGTCGCAAGTATGACTGATGGATATTCCGGAAGTGATCTTAAG AATCTTTGTGTTACAGCGGCATATCAACCCATTAGAgaaatcctagaaaaagaaaagaag GAACATGCTGCAGCTATGGCAGAAGGTAGACCTACACCAACACCATGCGGCGGTGCAGACATACGACCTTTGAACATGGACGACTTCAAAAATGCTCACGAGCGG GTTTGTGCAAGTGTTTCATCGGAATCCATAAATATGACGGAGCTTCTTCAGTGGAATGAACTGTATGGAGAGGGGGGCTCTAGAAGGAAGAAGTCCTTGAGTTATTTCATGTAA